In a genomic window of Quercus lobata isolate SW786 chromosome 4, ValleyOak3.0 Primary Assembly, whole genome shotgun sequence:
- the LOC115985610 gene encoding uncharacterized protein LOC115985610: protein MLPYEEKYSLLEKTRVALVWATRKLKHYMLAYKVLLIARMNPLKYLMKKPVQDGKTAKWVFLLSKFDIKYVTQKYVKGRAITYHLAHCSPEEAKEIQGDFPNEDIMGFEVESWKMHFDGATNQNGNGIGVLLISPKGTHIPFFGKLNFPAANNATEYEACIMGLRAALSLGVREFEVYRDSALIISQIQNKWKIKEERLMPYHECLQKWVSKFSKIQHQYVPRMQNQISDALATMASMMDGPKEDEARSIVLKQKEEPTYCMTIEKGEEKNGESEWY from the coding sequence ATGTTGCCATATGAAGAGAAGTATTCACTATTAGAAAAGACACGTGTAGCACTTGTATGGGCAACTCGCAAACTCAAACATTATATGCTTGCTTACAAGGTTTTGTTGATTGCAAGAATGAATCCTTTGAAGTACTTAATGAAAAAACCTGTGCAAGATGGGAAGACTGCTAAATGGGTCTTccttttgtcaaaatttgataTTAAGTATGTGACCCAGAAATATGTGAAGGGGAGAGCAATCACTTATCACTTAGCCCATTGTTCACCAGAAGAAGCTAAAGAGATTCAAGGAGACTTTCCGAATGAAGACATCATGGGGTTTGAAGTAGAATCATGGAAGATGCATTTTGATGGAGCAACAAATCAAAATGGAAATGGAATTGgagttctcttaatttctccaaaaggaACACACATTCCATTTTTTGGCAAACTCAACTTTCCTGCCGCCAACAATGCCACAGAATATGAAGCTTGCATTATGGGATTACGAGCAGCCTTAAGCCTAGGAGTGAGAGAGTTTGAGGTATACAGAGACTCAGCTTTAATAATCTCCCAAATTCAGAATAAATGGAAGATTAAAGAAGAAAGGCTTATGCCTTATCATGAATGTCTTCAGAAGTGGGTATCAAAATTCAGCAAGATTCAACATCAATATGTGCCAAGGATGCAGAATCAAATTTCAGATGCTTTAGCAACCATGGCATCCATGATGGATGGgccaaaagaagatgaagctaGATCGATAgtgttaaaacaaaaagaagagccAACCTATTGCATGACAATAGAAAAGGGTGAGGAAAAGAATGGGGAAAGTGAATGGTATTAA